From one Lotus japonicus ecotype B-129 chromosome 3, LjGifu_v1.2 genomic stretch:
- the LOC130743852 gene encoding uncharacterized protein LOC130743852: MALNDDPSVFAGDEDEVLHIGEVEIDPTLVADVWLIGRVLAPHTVSRVGFIRCMEKLWESRSCEEVRNVGGNLFAFRFISTSARDLVLRSGPWFFAGFMIALNVFNTSVDPNTIPLNRVPFWVQALGLPYTYRSEKLARILGGAFDGFLRWDKFFGLGLRFRVWVNVETPLRKGKKIAAVGRELFAVRFKYEKLVNFCYRCGRLDHIEKHCEMEALLVPEFGPWMRAEGDFGGGGRRNQNWNREEEKDFEIEEEHAQEEEDEVRELEEKNETEEQDQKLNSKNDEIMQGDNTQIPSPTKATLSNVELVEDSSQGGGKSAQQEVKGKDRMGKEPLPFNFDSKKVYNSGGKRALWKGNNTGIQIRDKQEPGNNSRKRATASSLAGHLPTSVSPPFKKSNTDSGLGMAATAEQSRPPQ, encoded by the coding sequence GAGGTGGAGATTGACCCAACGCTTGTAGCTGATGTATGGCTTATTGGAAGAGTTCTTGCTCCACATACTGTCAGTCGCGTGGGGTTCATCAGGTGCATGGAGAAGCTTTGGGAATCAAGGAGCTGCGAAGAAGTTCGCAATGTGGGGGGGAATCTGTTTGCTTTCAGGTTCATCTCAACCAGCGCCAGGGACCTTGTCCTCCGATCGGGTCCTTGGTTTTTCGCTGGCTTCATGATCGCCCTGAACGTGTTCAATACCAGCGTGGATCCGAACACAATTCCGCTGAACCGCGTGCCGTTCTGGGTTCAAGCTCTTGGACTGCCGTACACGTACAGATCTGAAAAACTCGCCAGAATTTTGGGTGGTGCGTTCGACGGTTTCCTGCGATGGGACAAATTCTTTGGGCTTGGCCTACGCTTCAGAGTGTGGGTCAATGTCGAGACACCACTGAGGAAGGGAAAGAAAATAGCAGCGGTGGGTAGAGAGCTGTTTGCTGTCCGTTTCAAGTATGAAAAACTAGTGAATTTTTGCTATCGGTGTGGCCGGTTAGATCATATTGAAAAGCACTGTGAGATGGAGGCGCTGCTAGTTCCAGAGTTCGGACCATGGATGAGGGCTGAAGGGGATTTTGGTGGAGGAGGCCGCCGGAATCAGAACTGGAACCGAGAGGAAGAGAAAGACTTTGAGATTGAGGAAGAGCATGCacaagaggaggaagatgaggTAAGGGAACTAGAGGAGAAAAATGAAACCGAGGAGCAGGACCAGAAACTAAACTCGAAGAATGATGAAATTATGCAAGGGGATAATACTCAAATTCCATCTCCTACCAAAGCCACGTTGTCTAATGTAGAATTAGTGGAAGATAGTAGCCAAGGTGGAGGAAAAAGTGCACAACAAGAGGTGAAGGGAAAGGATAGGATGGGGAAAGAGCCACTGCCATTTAATTTTGATAGCAAAAAAGTATACAATTCTGGGGGAAAACGTGCGCTTTGGAAGGGAAATAATACAGGTATACAAATCCGTGACAAACAAGAGCCGGGAAATAATTCCAGGAAGAGAGCTACGGCTTCTTCTCTGGCTGGACACTTGCCTACAAGTGTGTCACCACCTTTTAAAAAATCTAATACTGATTCTGGATTGGGGATGGCGGCGACTGCGGAGCAGtc